The genomic segment TTTTCCTCATCTTTGGTTTGGCTCTCGCCGGGTTGCCAGGCACGCTGGGTTATTGTGCGGAGGATCTGCTGTTCCATGGATCTTTAGAAAGTCATCCATGGCTCGGCATCGCCATCGTTTTAGCGACTGCTTTCAATGCCATCAATCTCATCCGCCTCTTTGGAGTGCTATTTCTGGGGGTGCTGCCAAAGCATGTCATTGACATCCCTGATGCCCTTCCACGTGAGCGCTGGCCGCTGGTGGCCTGTGTGGCCTTTCTCATTTTGGGCGGGCTGCTGCCTACCGTGGCCATCTCCTGGCGTGCCCCCGCTGCACGGGCCATGACGGAGGCCATCGGGGCCAATTCCGCTCATTGACCCCCAATCGCCGGGTAGTAATCCACCTTGCGCCTGGGCGCTGGAGGCGGAAGCTTTTGGACCCTACCCCCAAAAGCTCATGAATCCCCGCTACATTGCCCTCACCCTGGTCATTGCCTCTCTAGGCTATGGCATCTGGCACTATCATTCGGACGCAGGTCGCCTGCGTGAGGAAATGGATCAGCTCAAAGCCGCGCAGGAGCTGGCCTTGCAGGCGAAGGATGAAGAAATGCAGCGCAGCCTCGCCGCGCAAAATGCCCAGCACCAGGCTGCTCTCCAGGGGCTGAATGACGAGTATGATAAAAAGCTCATCGGCATGCGCCAGGAGCAGCGCCAGCAGATGGCCACCGCCTACAAAGAGTTTGAAAACATCTTCTCAGGGAACAAACAGACCATCGAGTACATCAACCTGCTGGAAGGCAAGGTGAAGGCTGGACAGGCCCTTTCAAAAAACGAGGTCGAGCGGCTCAGCGTCATCACCAGCGGCATCGGTTTCCTGCAAAAGCAGTATCAAAAACCCATGCAGGAATTTGCTGCGCTTCAGGATTACTTCGAGGCGGCCTCCAAGCGCCCCAATGAGAAACCGAAATCCAATTTTGGATTCTTCAAACGCATGTTCAGCAAAGACTTCCGCGAAGCTGAAAAAGAGCACCTTCGTGAGGAAGGTGCCCGCCGCGCCTTCACTGAAGCCCAGGGTAAATTTGAGGGCGTTTATGCCTCCGCCCAGCGTTCCATGCGCAGTGTGAACCTGGATGCCGATGCCCAGATCAAGAAACTCACCGAACTGATCGAGGATAAAAAATTGGCCAATGCCGAAGACTTGTCCTCCTTTTTTGACAAAGCCCGCCAGGCTCTGCGCACCCACCAGGACGTCCTCGACTTTGAACCTGCCGAGCTTCCCCAGACACCGCGCGTGCAGCCCTGATTTCCCTGGCAAGTAATGCTTGCCTAAATGCGTATTTTTCTGCCACGCTTATATCCTTTTTATGGAAACCAACTCCTCCATCTCCTCGCGTCGCGAGTTTCTCAAAACCACGGGCAAGACCTTTGCCGGGTTATCCGCCCTTTCTGGGGTCACTCTGCCGCACGTCCACGCGGCTGGGAATGACACCATCAACATCGCCCTCGTCGGCTGCGGCGGCCGTGGCACGGGCGCTGCCAGCAACTCCATGGGGGTGAAGCAGTCCACCCGCCTCATCGCCATGGCAGACGTCCAGGAAAACCGCTTGGAAGCCAGCTTCAATGGCCTCAGCGGCAAACATCCAGATCGTTTCTCCGTCTCTGCCGATGCCAAGTTCATCGGCTTCGATGCGTACAAAAACGCCATTGATATGCTGAAGCCTGGCGACGTCGTCGTGCTGGCCACGCCCCCCGCTTTCCGCTGGGTACAGTTCAAATACGCCATCGAAAAAGGCGTGAACGTCTTCATGGAGAAACCCATCTGCGTGGACGGCCCCAGTGGCAAGCGCATGCTGGAGCTGGGCAAGGAAGCGGAAGCCAAGGGGCTGAAAGTCGGCGTCGGCCTCATGTGCCGCCACTGCCGCGTGCGGGGTGAGCTTTTCGACCGCATCCAGCAGGGCGAAATCGGTGATATCATCCTGGGTCGTGCCTACCGTCTCCAGGGTCCAGTGGGCACCTGCTTTACCCTGCCGCGTGATCCAAAGGCAGACCCGAGCGAACTCGTCTGGCAGATCAAAAACTTCCACTCCTTCCTCTGGGCCAGCGGTGGGGCTTTCAGCGATTTCAACATCCACAACATTGATGAAATCTGCTGGATGAAAAACGACTTCCCGATCGAGGCAAAGGCCACCGGC from the Prosthecobacter dejongeii genome contains:
- a CDS encoding Gfo/Idh/MocA family protein, translated to METNSSISSRREFLKTTGKTFAGLSALSGVTLPHVHAAGNDTINIALVGCGGRGTGAASNSMGVKQSTRLIAMADVQENRLEASFNGLSGKHPDRFSVSADAKFIGFDAYKNAIDMLKPGDVVVLATPPAFRWVQFKYAIEKGVNVFMEKPICVDGPSGKRMLELGKEAEAKGLKVGVGLMCRHCRVRGELFDRIQQGEIGDIILGRAYRLQGPVGTCFTLPRDPKADPSELVWQIKNFHSFLWASGGAFSDFNIHNIDEICWMKNDFPIEAKATGGRTERGDHIDQNFDHYSVEYTFRDGSKFWLEGRNAMKTHNEFASYVHGSKGMAVISTAGHFPSRAMTFKGQNKNPKEIIWRGPKQEPNPYDMEWEDLIDAIVNNKPYNEVERGAKASLVTVMGRMSAHTGQLVTYDQVVNHDHEFAPNADKLSLDGPAPLLADASGKYPIPYPGRHGMYEYVVGA